The nucleotide sequence ATGCCCATTCTCTGCATTTAGTAAGGTTAAGTTTGCGGTAATTTGTTGGGCAACTGCACGTTCATATTCGATAAACGTGGTTTCACGAGCATAGCGAGAAAGAGCTTCAATTCCTAAACCACCGCTTCCTGCAAAACAGTCGAGGCAACGGGCATCTTGGATAACAGGCATTAGCCAATTAAAGAGCGTTTCTTTCACTCTATCCGTTGTTGGTCGTAATCCTTGGCTATCGAGAACAGGAAGTTTACGACCACGCCATTTTCCCCCAATTATTCTGATTTGTCCCATTGGGGCTTTTTGTGGTTTTTTGGCCATATTATTTTGATTTATATCGTTTAAACGTGAGTTTTGGAGTGTCTTTTGGAATAAGGAATTCGTGTCTGTTGTTATCTCGATGACTTCCCTTGATTTAATCCGCAATAATTTACCATAAAATTCGTATAAAAGATGCGTTTATCTATGATCAAATGATAGACTTCATTATTATTTTCAATATCGTCAATGTAATCGCGCCATGATTTAGTGCGAGGAGTTTAGTAGCTAATGGCAAAAGAAAAAAAAGGTTTTTTCTCGTGGCTCGGTTTTGGGCGTAACAAAGAAGAAAATATTGAGCAAGAGAAAGAACAGCAACGCTTAGAAGAAGAGCGTTTAGAACAAGAACGTTTGGCAAAAGAGGCGCAAGAAGAAGCGGCTCGCCAAGCGCAATTAGAAGCGGAACAAGAACGTTTAGAAGTAGAGCGCCAAGAAGCGCAACGTGTTGTGCAAGATAGATTGGCACAAGAAGCTGAAAAACAACGTTTAGAACAAGAGAAAGCTCAGCGCCAAGCAGAAATAGATGCAGAGCAAGCGCGTTTAGAGCAGGAACGTCTGGCTCAAGAGGCCGAAGCCCAACGTTTAGCGCAAGAAGAAGCGCAACGCCAAGCTGAACTAAAAGCGGAACAAGAACGTTTAGAAGCGCAACGTCAAGAAGCGGCGCGTTTAGAGCAGGAACGTCTGGCTCAAGAAGCTGAAGCACAACGTTTAGCGCAAGAAGAAGAAAACGAACGTCTTGCTATTGCGCAAGCGGAAGCTGAAGATATTGAATCTTTACGCGAAGAAGTACTAGCAGATAAAGTTGTTGAACAAGAGAAACCTAAGAAAGAAGGATTTTTTAGCCGACTGAAAAAAGGTTTACTGAAAACTCGTCAGAACTTAGGTTCAGGGTTCCTTAGCCTATTTCGTGGTAAGAAAATTGATGATGAGCTTTTTGAAGAGTTAGAAGAGCAACTCTTAATTGCTGATGTGGGTATGGAAACCACCACTAAAATCATCACTAGCCTGACCAAACACGCCACCCATAAAGATCTTAAAGATGCTGAAGCCCTTTACGGAAAATTACGTGAAGAGATGGGCGATATTTTAAGTAAGGTTGATAAACCATTAAATATTGAAGGTAAAAAACCTTTTGTTATTTTAATGGTTGGCGTTAATGGTGTTGGTAAAACAACCACAATCGGAAAATTAGCGCGACAATACCAAGCTGAAGGTAAATCTGTCATGTTAGCTGCAGGTGATACATTCCGAGCTGCGGCTGTTGAACAGTTACAAGTTTGGGGCGAGCGTAATAATATCCCTGTTGTGGCACAACATACTGGCGCTGATCCTGCATCTGTTATTTTTGATGCAATTCAATCAGCCCAAGCAAAAGGTGTCGATGTTCTTATTGCTGATACCGCAG is from Proteus columbae and encodes:
- the ftsY gene encoding signal recognition particle-docking protein FtsY; this translates as MAKEKKGFFSWLGFGRNKEENIEQEKEQQRLEEERLEQERLAKEAQEEAARQAQLEAEQERLEVERQEAQRVVQDRLAQEAEKQRLEQEKAQRQAEIDAEQARLEQERLAQEAEAQRLAQEEAQRQAELKAEQERLEAQRQEAARLEQERLAQEAEAQRLAQEEENERLAIAQAEAEDIESLREEVLADKVVEQEKPKKEGFFSRLKKGLLKTRQNLGSGFLSLFRGKKIDDELFEELEEQLLIADVGMETTTKIITSLTKHATHKDLKDAEALYGKLREEMGDILSKVDKPLNIEGKKPFVILMVGVNGVGKTTTIGKLARQYQAEGKSVMLAAGDTFRAAAVEQLQVWGERNNIPVVAQHTGADPASVIFDAIQSAQAKGVDVLIADTAGRLQNKSHLMEELKKIVRVMKKLDEEAPHEVMLTLDASTGQNAVSQAKLFNETVGLTGLTLTKLDGTAKGGVIFSIADQFSIPIRYIGVGEGIEDLRPFKADDFIEALFAREE
- the rsmD gene encoding 16S rRNA (guanine(966)-N(2))-methyltransferase is translated as MAKKPQKAPMGQIRIIGGKWRGRKLPVLDSQGLRPTTDRVKETLFNWLMPVIQDARCLDCFAGSGGLGIEALSRYARETTFIEYERAVAQQITANLTLLNAENGHVIQDSALSYLAKQGSPYNVVFLDPPFHKGMLSDTIQLLENNGWLAQDCYIYIEEEIKAQTYTLPTTWTLHREKIAGQVAYRLYIRSLSA